The Erythrobacter aurantius genome includes a window with the following:
- a CDS encoding glutathione peroxidase → MTTIADFTVTTNRGETLDLATKQGKVLLIVNTASKCGFTPQYDGLEELYQQFKDKDFEVLGFPCNQFGAQEPGSADEIAEFCKVNFGVTFPLMAKIDVNGPDASPLYDWMKKEKKGLMGSTSIKWNFTKFLIDREGNVVKRYGPQDTPKSIARDIEKLL, encoded by the coding sequence ATGACAACCATTGCCGATTTCACCGTCACCACCAATCGCGGCGAGACGCTCGACCTCGCGACCAAGCAGGGCAAGGTTCTGCTGATCGTCAACACCGCGTCCAAATGCGGTTTCACCCCGCAATATGACGGGCTGGAAGAGCTGTATCAGCAGTTCAAGGACAAGGATTTCGAGGTGCTGGGCTTCCCCTGCAACCAGTTCGGTGCGCAGGAGCCGGGCAGCGCCGATGAAATCGCCGAATTCTGCAAGGTCAATTTCGGCGTCACTTTCCCGCTGATGGCGAAAATCGACGTCAACGGCCCTGATGCCTCGCCGCTTTACGACTGGATGAAGAAGGAAAAGAAGGGCCTGATGGGTTCTACTTCGATCAAGTGGAACTTCACCAAGTTCCTGATCGACCGCGAAGGCAATGTCGTGAAGCGGTACGGCCCGCAGGACACGCCCAAGTCGATTGCGCGGGACATCGAAAAGCTGCTCTGA
- a CDS encoding uracil-DNA glycosylase family protein, producing MTAATSPLAAELHAAFEWWRMAGVDLEFADDATDWLNSANPADALALASTAPQAPEPRVQATRTPEPLPEKNPVERVDLLGETPPQTLAEFREWWMEAPGLDAIGPRGRIASRGPANAELMVLVIDPEEGDRDRLLSGPQGRLLSRMLKAMGVDEEQTCIASALPRHTPMADTASLAARGMDAVTAHHIAMAAPKRLLAFGGNILPLIGHELPKDAPSLREINQTSASVPVMVSEGLDSVLTVPRLKARFWRRWIEWSVE from the coding sequence ATGACCGCAGCCACATCGCCTCTTGCCGCTGAATTGCATGCCGCTTTCGAATGGTGGCGGATGGCCGGTGTCGATCTGGAATTCGCCGATGACGCTACGGATTGGCTGAATAGCGCGAATCCGGCGGATGCGCTGGCCCTCGCCTCCACGGCGCCGCAAGCACCGGAACCGCGCGTGCAGGCCACCCGGACACCCGAACCGCTGCCGGAAAAAAATCCTGTCGAACGTGTCGATCTGCTGGGTGAAACGCCGCCGCAGACGCTCGCCGAATTTCGGGAATGGTGGATGGAGGCACCGGGGCTGGATGCAATCGGCCCGCGTGGCCGCATCGCATCGCGCGGCCCTGCCAATGCAGAATTGATGGTGCTGGTGATCGATCCGGAGGAAGGCGACCGCGATCGCCTGCTTTCGGGGCCGCAAGGCCGGCTGCTGTCGCGCATGCTCAAGGCGATGGGCGTGGACGAGGAACAGACCTGCATCGCTTCCGCCCTGCCGCGCCACACACCGATGGCGGATACCGCTTCGCTGGCGGCGCGCGGCATGGATGCCGTCACCGCGCATCACATCGCCATGGCGGCTCCAAAACGGCTTCTTGCCTTCGGCGGCAACATCCTGCCGCTAATCGGACACGAATTGCCGAAAGACGCTCCATCTTTACGTGAAATCAACCAGACATCCGCATCAGTGCCAGTGATGGTAAGCGAGGGGCTGGACAGTGTTCTGACGGTGCCCCGGCTCAAAGCCCGGTTCTGGCGGAGATGGATCGAATGGTCGGTCGAGTAA
- a CDS encoding long-chain fatty acid--CoA ligase, with translation MLTQNLGAMQDWTMRITHVIDHAAREAGAREIVTRWADGSETRTDWAGIRRDALKMAQALVALGIKPGERVASLAMNHSRHLVSWYGVAGMGGVLHTVNPRLFDDQLEYIVNHAEDRVLFYDAAFQPIVDRMRDRWTTVEHYICYDSGEHSPAFEDWIGAQDGNYEWYAGDERDPCMICYTSGTTGNPKGVQYEHRSTVMHAIAGLQPAAFNFSSSSVMLPVVPMFHAASWGLPYAGAMAGIKFVFSAVNDPAVLHDLMIREGVTDSAGVPTVWLAHFQYCDKEGLDLPPLKAATIGGSAAPKFMIRRLLENGTRVQHAWGMTETSPIGTVGGPTWDWDTLSLDEKVEKCAMQGRPVFGVELRTVDLDDMATELPRDGVTSGALQIRGPWIIRRYFKADQDATNNEGWFDTGDVGILHPDGTLQLTDRTKDVIKSGGEWISSVELENAAVGHPAVAEAACVGMFHPKWDERPVLFVVKKEGADCSADDIIEHLKPLVAKWWLPDAVEFVDDIPHTATGKISKKDLRERFADYKLEG, from the coding sequence ATGCTCACACAGAACCTTGGCGCGATGCAGGATTGGACCATGCGGATCACCCATGTGATCGATCATGCCGCGCGCGAAGCCGGAGCGCGCGAGATCGTGACGCGCTGGGCCGATGGCAGCGAAACCCGCACCGATTGGGCAGGTATCCGCCGCGACGCGCTGAAAATGGCGCAGGCGCTGGTCGCGCTGGGGATCAAGCCGGGGGAGCGCGTGGCAAGCCTAGCGATGAACCACTCGCGTCACCTCGTCAGCTGGTACGGTGTCGCAGGGATGGGCGGGGTGCTTCACACGGTGAACCCGCGCCTGTTCGACGATCAGCTCGAATACATCGTCAACCACGCCGAAGACCGCGTGCTGTTCTACGATGCCGCGTTCCAGCCCATTGTCGACCGGATGCGAGATCGCTGGACCACGGTTGAGCATTACATCTGCTACGACAGCGGCGAACACTCCCCCGCTTTCGAAGACTGGATCGGCGCGCAGGACGGGAATTACGAATGGTATGCAGGCGACGAGCGCGATCCCTGCATGATCTGTTACACCAGCGGCACCACGGGCAACCCCAAGGGTGTGCAATACGAACACCGCTCCACGGTGATGCACGCTATCGCCGGGCTGCAACCGGCCGCGTTCAATTTCTCCAGTTCGTCGGTGATGCTGCCGGTGGTGCCGATGTTCCACGCGGCCAGCTGGGGTCTGCCCTATGCAGGCGCGATGGCGGGGATCAAGTTCGTCTTCTCCGCCGTCAATGATCCTGCTGTGCTGCACGATCTGATGATCCGTGAAGGCGTGACCGATTCCGCCGGCGTGCCGACCGTTTGGCTCGCGCATTTCCAGTATTGCGACAAGGAAGGGCTCGACCTGCCGCCGCTCAAGGCTGCGACCATCGGCGGCAGCGCCGCGCCCAAGTTCATGATCCGCCGCCTGCTTGAAAACGGCACCCGCGTCCAGCACGCCTGGGGCATGACCGAGACTTCCCCCATCGGCACCGTCGGTGGGCCGACCTGGGATTGGGATACGCTCAGCCTTGATGAGAAGGTCGAGAAATGCGCGATGCAGGGCCGCCCGGTGTTCGGCGTGGAACTGCGCACGGTGGACCTCGACGACATGGCGACCGAGCTGCCGCGTGATGGCGTGACTTCGGGGGCGCTGCAAATCCGGGGGCCGTGGATCATCCGCCGCTATTTCAAGGCCGATCAGGATGCGACCAACAACGAAGGCTGGTTCGACACCGGCGATGTCGGCATCCTCCACCCGGACGGGACGCTGCAACTGACCGACCGGACCAAGGACGTCATCAAGTCAGGCGGCGAATGGATCAGCTCGGTCGAGCTGGAAAACGCCGCTGTTGGCCACCCTGCCGTGGCAGAGGCCGCTTGCGTCGGCATGTTCCACCCCAAGTGGGATGAACGTCCGGTGCTGTTCGTGGTGAAGAAGGAAGGCGCGGATTGCTCGGCCGACGACATTATCGAGCATCTCAAGCCGCTGGTCGCCAAGTGGTGGCTGCCCGATGCGGTGGAGTTCGTCGACGACATCCCGCACACTGCAACCGGCAAGATTTCGAAGAAAGACCTGCGTGAACGCTTCGCCGACTACAAGCTGGAGGGTTAG
- a CDS encoding PA0069 family radical SAM protein, whose product MGTTEHPDFERGRGAASGQLSTRFGMPRRELDGDWRDHVAALDGPPVKLRTTVTEEHPKTILSFNQSPDIPFDRSINAYRGCEHGCVYCYARPTHAWYDLSPGLDFETRLFAKPNAGELLRQTLNKRGYKPAPIALGTNTDPYQPIERRYRITRDVLEVCLEARHPVTITTKSDRVLADADLLAEMAREKLVAVAISVTSLDPVLSAKLEPRCAAPAKRLAALGRLAAMGVPVHCSISPIIPAITDEFMESIIERAATLGVQSVGWIPLRLPHEVAPLFREWLDVHCPERAGKVMNIVREMRGGRDNDPGFFTRMKPQGVWADLIRTRFRVACRKAGIDRSKAQFELDCSRFTPPEVGGQMRLF is encoded by the coding sequence ATGGGCACCACGGAACATCCCGATTTCGAACGCGGACGCGGAGCGGCCTCGGGCCAGCTCTCGACCCGTTTCGGCATGCCGCGGCGCGAGTTGGACGGCGACTGGCGCGATCATGTCGCCGCTCTCGACGGGCCGCCGGTAAAGCTGCGCACCACCGTCACCGAAGAACACCCCAAAACCATCCTCAGCTTCAACCAGTCGCCCGATATTCCGTTTGATCGATCGATCAACGCCTATCGCGGGTGCGAGCATGGCTGCGTCTATTGCTATGCCCGCCCTACCCACGCCTGGTACGATTTGTCGCCCGGACTGGATTTCGAAACGCGGTTGTTTGCGAAGCCCAATGCCGGGGAATTGCTGCGGCAGACGCTGAATAAGCGCGGGTACAAGCCTGCACCTATTGCACTGGGCACCAACACCGATCCGTATCAGCCGATAGAGCGGCGATACCGCATCACCCGTGATGTGCTGGAAGTGTGTCTTGAGGCGCGCCATCCGGTGACGATCACGACCAAGTCCGACAGGGTGCTGGCCGATGCCGATCTACTTGCGGAAATGGCGCGGGAAAAGCTGGTTGCGGTGGCGATTTCTGTGACGAGCCTCGATCCGGTGCTTTCGGCCAAGCTCGAGCCGCGCTGCGCCGCGCCGGCGAAACGGCTTGCGGCGCTGGGGCGGCTGGCGGCAATGGGCGTGCCGGTGCATTGCTCTATCTCGCCGATCATTCCGGCGATCACCGACGAATTCATGGAAAGCATCATAGAACGCGCCGCGACGCTGGGCGTGCAGAGCGTCGGGTGGATCCCGCTGCGCCTGCCGCACGAGGTCGCCCCGCTGTTCCGCGAATGGCTGGACGTCCATTGCCCCGAGCGGGCAGGCAAGGTGATGAACATCGTTCGCGAGATGCGCGGCGGACGGGACAATGACCCCGGCTTCTTCACCCGGATGAAGCCTCAAGGCGTGTGGGCAGACCTCATCCGAACGCGGTTCCGCGTGGCGTGCAGGAAGGCGGGGATTGATCGGAGCAAGGCGCAGTTCGAGCTGGATTGCTCGCGCTTCACACCGCCGGAAGTGGGCGGGCAGATGCGGTTGTTTTGA
- a CDS encoding lytic transglycosylase domain-containing protein, translating into MRSLLAGIALVSGIAIAPAASAQSSMVAQYDRAQSRSTSVPAVLTQNEKQLYRDIFAAIDREQWDVVEALLKRAEGGLLHQVAQAEYFTHANSPRISGEQIAQWLNAGVDLPHAPQLGRLGSGRGVEQLPAFPATQSFSRQPEPSKRIRPRSVDDGTISAEARAAILEAIRNDDPSGAYAILQQAEPMMSSEARAEWRQRVAWSFYIENDDQNALALAETVSQGSGAWLAEGEWVAGLAAWRLGYCSLAGEAFARAAQQATNVELAAAAHYWAHRSLVRCREPEAAGQHLSAAARYDETLYGMLAIDQLGIEVPADAPAQRFSAEDWRSLQDRRNVRVAAALIEIGRPSLADEVLRHEARIGRAQDYPAMARLARELGLPSTQLFMAQYVPYGMRVDPALRFPVAHWQPATGWRVDPSLAFAHALQESNFRTSAVSPANARGLMQIMPGTASDHNRRLNLGASYADLNDPSVNLAYGQQHLEMLRDSGATQGLLPKIMAAYNAGLTPVDRWNYEVNDQGDPLLWMESIPYWETRGYVSIVMRNYWMYERAAGVASPSRRALAQGRWPEFPQAARTRTASISQ; encoded by the coding sequence ATGCGCTCACTGCTGGCCGGAATTGCACTTGTATCCGGAATCGCCATTGCCCCTGCCGCTTCCGCGCAATCGAGCATGGTCGCGCAATATGATCGCGCGCAGAGCCGGAGCACCTCTGTTCCCGCCGTGCTCACCCAGAATGAAAAACAGCTTTACCGCGACATCTTCGCCGCGATTGATCGCGAGCAATGGGACGTGGTCGAGGCACTGCTCAAGCGGGCCGAAGGCGGATTGCTGCATCAGGTAGCGCAAGCCGAATATTTCACCCATGCCAACAGCCCGCGGATCAGCGGCGAGCAAATTGCCCAGTGGCTCAACGCCGGGGTTGATCTGCCTCATGCGCCGCAACTGGGCCGATTGGGTTCGGGGCGCGGGGTGGAGCAACTGCCTGCATTCCCGGCAACGCAAAGCTTCAGCCGCCAGCCCGAACCGAGCAAGCGCATCCGCCCGCGCTCGGTGGATGACGGCACGATCTCCGCCGAAGCCCGCGCAGCAATCCTCGAAGCGATCCGCAACGATGATCCCTCGGGCGCCTATGCGATCCTGCAGCAAGCCGAACCGATGATGAGCTCCGAAGCGCGAGCCGAATGGCGTCAGCGCGTTGCCTGGAGTTTCTACATCGAGAATGACGATCAGAACGCGCTCGCGCTCGCGGAAACCGTGTCGCAGGGCTCGGGCGCATGGCTGGCCGAAGGCGAATGGGTCGCGGGGCTGGCCGCATGGCGGCTCGGCTATTGCTCGCTCGCTGGCGAAGCATTTGCCCGCGCCGCGCAGCAGGCAACCAATGTCGAACTAGCCGCAGCGGCGCATTACTGGGCGCACCGTTCGCTTGTGCGTTGCCGCGAGCCCGAAGCCGCCGGACAACACCTGTCAGCCGCAGCCCGCTATGACGAAACGCTTTACGGCATGCTGGCGATCGACCAGCTGGGCATAGAAGTCCCCGCCGATGCTCCGGCGCAGAGGTTTTCCGCCGAAGACTGGCGCTCGCTTCAGGATCGCCGAAATGTCCGTGTCGCCGCCGCGCTGATCGAGATCGGTCGTCCCTCGCTCGCCGACGAAGTGCTGCGTCACGAAGCGCGCATCGGCCGGGCTCAGGATTACCCCGCGATGGCCCGGCTTGCCCGCGAACTGGGCCTGCCATCGACCCAGCTCTTCATGGCGCAATATGTGCCTTACGGAATGCGCGTCGATCCCGCTTTGCGCTTCCCGGTCGCGCACTGGCAACCGGCAACCGGCTGGCGGGTCGATCCCAGCCTCGCCTTTGCCCATGCGTTGCAGGAATCAAACTTCCGCACAAGCGCCGTCAGCCCCGCTAATGCGCGCGGCCTGATGCAGATCATGCCCGGCACGGCCAGCGATCACAATCGCCGGTTGAACCTTGGCGCGAGCTACGCCGATCTCAACGATCCCTCCGTCAACCTCGCCTATGGCCAGCAGCATCTGGAAATGCTGCGCGATAGCGGCGCGACGCAGGGTCTGCTGCCCAAGATCATGGCCGCCTATAACGCCGGACTCACCCCGGTCGATCGCTGGAATTACGAGGTCAACGATCAGGGCGATCCGCTGCTCTGGATGGAATCGATCCCCTATTGGGAGACACGCGGCTACGTCTCCATCGTGATGCGCAATTACTGGATGTATGAACGCGCCGCCGGTGTCGCCTCGCCCAGTCGCCGCGCATTGGCACAAGGCCGCTGGCCAGAATTCCCGCAGGCCGCTAGGACACGGACGGCAAGCATCAGCCAATAG
- a CDS encoding DUF1330 domain-containing protein yields the protein MAQFYIDPSPENFKAFKDLPRDEPIHMLNLLRYRDLAEYPEGHEHHGNGWTGRRAYQEYGATSGPIFARVGGKIVWRGAFQTMVTGPGDKDWHDGFVAQYPSSAAFFEMIKDPDYQLAVMNRTAALVDSRLMRFAPGDVGGGFG from the coding sequence ATGGCGCAATTCTACATCGATCCGTCGCCTGAGAACTTCAAGGCGTTCAAGGACCTGCCACGGGACGAGCCGATCCATATGCTCAACCTGCTGCGGTACCGCGATCTTGCCGAATATCCCGAGGGCCATGAGCACCACGGCAATGGCTGGACCGGGCGGCGCGCCTATCAGGAATACGGCGCCACCAGCGGCCCGATCTTCGCCCGCGTCGGTGGCAAGATTGTCTGGCGCGGTGCGTTCCAGACCATGGTGACGGGGCCGGGCGACAAGGACTGGCACGACGGCTTCGTCGCGCAATACCCGAGCTCGGCCGCGTTTTTCGAGATGATCAAGGACCCGGATTACCAACTGGCCGTGATGAACCGTACGGCGGCTCTGGTGGACAGCCGATTGATGCGGTTTGCTCCGGGGGATGTTGGCGGGGGATTTGGGTAA
- the dnaE gene encoding DNA polymerase III subunit alpha, with amino-acid sequence MPFAPFVPLRVLSSYSMLEGAIDPKAIAKLAKERGFPAIAICDRNGLYGAVMFAGACKDEGVQPIIGTLLGVARPNSDGTSDGRQVDYLPLFAQDEAGYDNLCHLVSKAHLDRPLELEPHVELDALEGHTDGLIALSGAGEGALTRLLAESQTPAAEALADRLQALFPERLYIELARHGDPVCTAAEAALIDMAYARDLPLVATNPSNFAEPHMHKAHDAMLCIANSTYIDNDDRPRTNRDAFVKSAPMMQEIFADLPEATANTLVVAQRCAFAPPYRAPILPSLAGDLEGEAKMLAEQSRAGLEARLEPYGEMPEEERKAYFERLEYEIGIIVKMGFPGYFLIVADFIQWAKEQGIPVGPGRGSGAGSIVAWALTITDLDPIRLGLLFERFLNPERVSMPDFDIDFCETRRGEVIRYVQRKYGADHVAQIITFGKMKARAVLRDCGRILQMSYGQVDRLCKMVPNHPTDPWTLPRALNGAADFKKEYDNDNEVKRLVDLALQLEGLPRNSSTHAAGVVIGDRPLSQLVPLYRDPRSDMPVTQYDMKNVESSGLVKFDFLGLKTLSVLRKAVDLLALRGIEIDLGELPLDDKAVYDLMQDGNTVGVFQLESDGMRRTLKAVKPSNFGDIIALVSLYRPGPMDNIPLFGQRKAGEVPIEYPHPKLEGILAETYGIFVYQEQVMQAAQILAGYSLGDADLLRRAMGKKNQAEMDKQRARFIEGCAEVSDIEPKKANELFDLIDKFAGYGFNKSHAAAYALLAYQTGWLKAHYPEEFYAASMCFDLHQSDKLGAFVDDARRYPGGGITVLPPCVNASEARFSVEQTDDGYAVRYALAGIRNVGEKAMEALVAERLANGPFESLKDLCERLPQGAMNRRQLEGLACAGALDALEPNRAAVFANADLLLAVADAAIRERSSGQGGLFGGDHAPQEDLRLQPTDPWPRPEQMAKERENFGFYFSAHPVQQYREIASAQGARTYQSLMEAGAPPGGRGQAVIAAMVEGASKGRTKRGAEFIRADFSDPSGQFSSACFEESLVTKFPEWAQSGECVLLNVELDSPNPGEPPRLTIRNARPLSSVSGSVAMLLKADVLSIDALAELKLELEHDPKVQGEVLIRLVLGDDEYAHMRLGSDFVLNGDLAERLSGVPGIENVALEPQRGRANLRLVA; translated from the coding sequence ATGCCGTTCGCACCCTTCGTCCCCTTGCGCGTCTTGTCGTCCTATTCGATGCTCGAAGGTGCTATCGATCCCAAGGCGATTGCCAAGCTGGCGAAGGAACGCGGCTTTCCCGCCATCGCGATTTGCGACCGCAACGGGCTGTATGGCGCGGTCATGTTCGCAGGCGCGTGCAAGGATGAAGGCGTGCAGCCGATCATCGGCACGCTGCTGGGGGTCGCGCGACCAAATTCGGACGGAACATCGGACGGGCGGCAGGTCGATTACCTGCCGCTGTTCGCTCAGGACGAGGCCGGATACGACAATCTGTGCCATCTCGTCTCCAAGGCGCATCTTGACCGTCCGCTTGAACTGGAGCCGCATGTCGAGCTCGATGCGCTGGAAGGCCATACGGATGGCCTGATCGCGCTATCGGGCGCAGGCGAGGGCGCGCTCACCCGATTGCTGGCGGAATCGCAGACCCCGGCAGCAGAGGCGCTCGCGGATCGTTTGCAGGCGCTGTTCCCGGAGCGGTTGTATATCGAGCTGGCACGGCACGGTGATCCCGTCTGCACCGCAGCCGAAGCAGCCCTGATCGACATGGCCTATGCCCGCGATCTGCCGCTGGTCGCGACCAACCCTTCGAATTTTGCCGAACCGCACATGCACAAGGCGCATGACGCCATGCTGTGCATCGCCAATTCGACCTATATCGACAATGATGATCGGCCCCGCACCAATCGCGACGCTTTCGTAAAATCCGCGCCGATGATGCAGGAAATCTTTGCCGACCTGCCCGAAGCGACTGCCAACACGCTGGTTGTGGCACAGCGCTGCGCCTTTGCGCCGCCCTATCGCGCACCGATCCTGCCCAGCCTTGCAGGCGATCTGGAAGGCGAGGCCAAGATGCTCGCCGAACAATCGCGTGCCGGGCTGGAGGCGCGGCTCGAACCCTATGGCGAAATGCCGGAGGAGGAGCGCAAGGCCTATTTCGAACGGCTCGAATACGAAATCGGCATCATCGTGAAGATGGGCTTTCCCGGCTACTTCCTGATCGTTGCCGACTTCATCCAATGGGCGAAGGAACAAGGCATTCCCGTGGGGCCAGGCCGCGGATCAGGTGCTGGCTCCATCGTGGCATGGGCGCTGACGATCACCGATCTCGATCCGATCAGGCTGGGGCTGCTGTTCGAACGTTTTCTCAACCCCGAACGCGTTTCGATGCCTGACTTCGATATCGACTTCTGCGAAACGCGGCGTGGTGAAGTGATCCGCTATGTCCAGCGCAAATACGGGGCCGATCACGTCGCCCAGATCATCACTTTCGGCAAGATGAAGGCGCGCGCGGTGCTGCGTGATTGCGGGCGTATCCTGCAGATGAGCTACGGCCAGGTGGACCGGCTGTGCAAGATGGTGCCCAACCATCCTACCGACCCGTGGACGCTGCCGCGCGCCTTGAACGGGGCGGCTGATTTCAAAAAGGAATATGACAACGACAACGAGGTGAAACGCCTCGTTGATCTCGCCCTCCAGCTTGAAGGGCTGCCGCGCAATTCCTCCACCCATGCGGCGGGCGTGGTGATCGGCGACCGGCCCTTGTCGCAATTGGTGCCGCTGTACCGCGATCCGCGATCAGACATGCCGGTGACGCAATACGACATGAAGAATGTCGAAAGCTCCGGCCTCGTGAAATTCGACTTTCTGGGGCTCAAGACCCTGTCGGTGTTGCGCAAGGCTGTCGACCTGCTGGCGCTGCGCGGGATCGAGATCGACCTTGGTGAACTGCCGCTTGATGACAAGGCCGTCTATGATTTGATGCAGGACGGTAACACCGTCGGCGTGTTCCAGCTGGAATCCGACGGGATGCGGCGCACGCTGAAGGCGGTGAAGCCTTCCAATTTCGGCGACATCATCGCGCTCGTCTCGCTCTATCGCCCCGGCCCGATGGACAACATTCCGCTGTTCGGCCAGCGCAAGGCGGGCGAAGTGCCGATCGAATATCCGCATCCCAAGCTCGAAGGCATTCTGGCCGAAACCTACGGCATCTTCGTTTATCAGGAACAGGTGATGCAGGCCGCGCAGATCCTCGCCGGATACTCGCTCGGCGATGCAGACCTGTTGCGGCGCGCCATGGGCAAGAAGAACCAGGCCGAGATGGACAAGCAGCGCGCGCGCTTCATCGAAGGCTGCGCCGAGGTGTCGGACATCGAGCCGAAGAAAGCGAACGAGCTGTTCGACTTGATCGACAAGTTCGCCGGCTACGGCTTCAACAAATCGCACGCGGCGGCCTATGCGCTGCTCGCCTATCAGACCGGCTGGCTGAAGGCGCACTATCCGGAAGAATTCTACGCCGCTTCCATGTGTTTCGACCTGCACCAGTCGGACAAGCTGGGTGCCTTCGTCGATGATGCACGGCGCTATCCTGGCGGGGGGATCACCGTACTCCCGCCCTGTGTCAACGCGTCCGAAGCGCGCTTCAGCGTCGAGCAGACCGACGATGGCTATGCGGTGCGCTATGCCCTTGCCGGTATCCGCAACGTGGGTGAAAAGGCGATGGAAGCGCTGGTCGCGGAACGCCTCGCCAACGGGCCGTTCGAAAGCCTGAAAGACCTGTGCGAACGTCTGCCGCAAGGCGCGATGAACCGCCGCCAGCTCGAAGGGCTGGCCTGCGCGGGTGCGCTTGACGCCCTTGAGCCGAACCGCGCGGCGGTGTTCGCCAATGCCGACCTGCTGTTGGCGGTGGCCGACGCCGCGATCCGTGAACGATCGAGCGGGCAGGGCGGTTTGTTCGGCGGCGATCATGCCCCGCAGGAGGATTTGCGCCTGCAACCCACCGATCCGTGGCCGCGCCCCGAACAGATGGCCAAGGAACGCGAGAACTTCGGGTTCTATTTCTCCGCCCATCCGGTGCAGCAATATCGCGAGATCGCCTCGGCGCAGGGGGCGCGGACTTATCAGAGCCTGATGGAAGCGGGCGCACCTCCGGGTGGCCGTGGGCAGGCGGTGATAGCGGCAATGGTCGAAGGCGCGAGCAAGGGGCGGACAAAGCGCGGCGCCGAATTCATCCGTGCCGATTTCTCCGACCCCTCGGGCCAGTTCTCATCGGCCTGTTTCGAGGAATCGCTCGTCACCAAATTCCCCGAATGGGCGCAGAGCGGCGAATGCGTGCTGCTCAATGTCGAGCTTGATTCGCCCAATCCGGGCGAGCCGCCGCGCCTGACGATCCGCAACGCGCGCCCGCTCTCTTCGGTGAGCGGATCGGTAGCGATGCTGCTGAAAGCCGATGTGCTGTCGATCGACGCTCTGGCGGAACTGAAGCTCGAGCTTGAGCACGACCCGAAGGTTCAAGGCGAGGTGCTGATCCGGCTTGTGCTGGGCGATGACGAGTATGCGCATATGCGCCTCGGCAGCGACTTCGTGCTCAATGGCGATCTGGCAGAGCGGCTTTCCGGAGTGCCGGGGATAGAGAACGTCGCGCTCGAACCGCAGCGCGGACGAGCAAACCTCAGGCTGGTGGCCTGA
- the moaB gene encoding molybdenum cofactor biosynthesis protein B, translated as MAIDEAKVFTPINIAVLTVSDTRTAENDTSGDILAQRVTDAGHNLAARLIAKDDAALLASQFDAWIDDPQIDAIVSTGGTGLTGRDVTPEALSRIEGAREIPGFGELFRWISFQTIGTSTVQSRACAVVARGTYIFALPGSNGAVKDGWDGILAEQLDSRNRPCNFVELMPRLKEK; from the coding sequence ATGGCGATTGACGAGGCGAAGGTCTTCACCCCGATCAACATTGCCGTGCTGACCGTTTCCGACACGCGCACAGCCGAAAACGACACTTCCGGAGACATCCTTGCCCAGAGAGTGACCGACGCTGGTCACAACCTCGCCGCGCGCCTGATCGCGAAGGATGATGCCGCACTGCTGGCGAGCCAGTTTGATGCCTGGATCGACGATCCGCAGATTGACGCGATCGTCTCCACCGGCGGCACCGGGCTCACGGGCCGCGATGTGACGCCCGAGGCGCTTTCACGGATCGAGGGCGCGCGCGAAATTCCCGGCTTTGGCGAATTGTTCCGCTGGATCAGTTTCCAGACCATCGGCACCAGCACCGTTCAATCCCGCGCCTGCGCGGTGGTCGCACGCGGCACCTATATCTTCGCCCTGCCCGGATCGAACGGCGCGGTGAAGGACGGGTGGGACGGCATCCTTGCCGAGCAACTCGACAGCCGCAACCGCCCCTGCAATTTCGTCGAGCTGATGCCGCGCCTCAAAGAGAAATAG